The Candidatus Thermoplasmatota archaeon DNA segment CTGCGCGCCGCAGCCGGCGCGCAGCAGTCACGATCGTGCTCGGGCTTGCGGTGGGGACCTCGATCCTCTCGGCGAGCTTTGCCACCGGCGACTCGACGACGCAGGGCATCCGCGAGAGCGCCATGGCGGCGTTCGGACGCATGGACGAGACCGTAGGCGTCGAGGGCGACCTGTTCTTCCCCGCGTGGGTGGGCGACCGTCTCGCCGAGCACCCGGCGGTGCGCCGGGAGCTCCGGGCGCTCTCGCCGCTCGTGCTGGCAAGCGCGGCCGTGTCGAACGCGGACGCAAGCCAGTGGGAGCCGCGCGCGCTGCTCGTCGGCTACGATCCCGAGCGCTCCGGTGCGCTCTCCCCCTTCCACGACGCCTCCGGCGCGCTGCGCGGCGACCGCCTCCGCGCGGGCGAGGTCGTTCTCAACCGCGAGCTTGCCGAAACGATCGGCGCCCGCGCCGGCGACCGGATCGAGCTTCGCTACGCCGCCTTCCCCGATCCACTTCTGCCCGAGGTCTTCTGGAAGAACGGCACGCTCTCCGCTTCTGCGCTGGGTCCACAGGGCTACGTCCACGCCCCGCAGGACGACCACGAGCTGTCGTTCCCCGTGCACGCGGGCGCGCGGTTCGTGACCGCCGTCCTGCTGTGGCGCGACGGCGTGGCCGACCTCGACGTCGAGCTCGTCTCGCCGTCCGGCCGTTCGAGCCTGAACGCGAACGGGACGACCGGCGCGCCCGACGTCCCGGCGATCCTGAACGCCACCGGCGAAGCGGGAACGTGGACCGCACGCGTGCACGCCAAGGCGGCGGCAAACGTGCCGTTCCAGTTGAGCGTCCTCGCTTTCTACGAGATCTACGACCTCGACCGGATCCGGTCCGCCGAGAGCGCCTACCGCAACGAATCGCGCCGCGTGGGCGGCCCCGACCTCGACGACATCCTTCGCCCGCAGCTTCGCTCGAAGAACGTCACGGTCGCCTTCGTCGCCTCGCAGGAAGGTCGCGGCGCCTTCCTCAACGCGCCCAATATCTTCCTGCGCCTGGACGAGCTTCAGGGCATGCTCGAGAAAGAGGGCCGCATCAACCTCCTCGCCGCCAGCAACGCGGCCGACGTGGAGGAGGGCCTCGCCCGCACGGACCGCGGCGTGGCCGCGCTGCGGCACGCCGTGGACGACCTTCGGCGCACGCACGCGGACGAGCCCGTCGTGGCGAGCCTCAAGGTGGAGGGAATCAAGAAGTTCTGGGTCGACCAGGCCCTCGAATCCGGCTCCCTCTTCTCGAACTTCCTCACGATGATGGGGAGCTTCAGCATCCTCGCCGGCCTCGTTCTCGTCGCCAACGTCTTCTCCATGGTCGTCGAGGAGCGGCGCGCGGAGCTTGGCATCGCGCGCGCGATCGGCCTTCGCCGCCGCGACCTCGTGAAGGCCTTCGTCGCCGAGGGCATGGCCTACGGCGCCGTCGCCACGGTCCTCGGAACGCTCCTTGGTCTCGCGCTTGCCGCGCTCCTGCTCGCGGGCGTGAACGCGGCCGTCGCCGACCGCCTGCAGCTTGTGATCCCCTTCCACGTCGAGGCGCGAAGCGCAGCGGCGGCTCTTGCGGCCGGCGTGCTTCTGGCCGCCGGCGCCGTGCTCGTGTCCGCGTGGCGGGCCTCGCGGCTCCACGTCGTCTCCGCCATCCGGCGTCTCGAAGCGCCCGACACGACGGGCGCGCGCGCGACCGTGCTCGCAGGAGGCGCGCTTGCGGTCCTGGGCGCGGGCGTCTCATACGCCGGCTTCGCGTACGCCTCGTTCTCGGCCGTGCTGCTTGGGCCAAGCGTGATCGTGCTCGGCCTTGCCCTCCTGTCGCTGCGGCTTGCCCGCCGCTCCACGGCCGCCAAGCTCGCGGGCGTCGGCCTTCTCGTCTACTCGTTTGCCACCATCGTCGCCATCCGCACGCCCGACACGACCGAGGCCATGATCATGGGCCCGGTGCGCGCGCTCGTCATGGTCGTGGCCGCCGTGCTTTTCATCATCCACGTCGACCGCCTGCCCGCGCTCCTCGCCCGCCTGCTGGGCCGCGTGCGCGGGCTGCGACCGGCGATCCTGCCTGCCATCGCCTACCCGCTCCACCGCAAGCTTCGCACCGGCCTTACGGCCGTCGTCTTTGCGCTTGTGATCACGGTCGTCGTCCTGTTCTCGATCTTCTTTGCGATCTTCACCCCCGACGTGCGCAACCATGCCGGCTCGTACGACGTGCGCGCCGAAAGCACGCTTCCGGTCGACGACCTCCCGGCCGCGCTCGGCTTTCCTTCGGGCCTTCCCGGCGCGCGCGCCGTGGATCATCTCGTCGTTGCCGAGGTCTGGGGCGGCGAGCTCCTCCGCATCGACGGCAAGAGCGCCAAGCCTCGGGGGCCGCCCATCGACCGCGTCTTCGGCTACGACGAGAGCTTCGGCCGCAACGCGGACCTTCCGCTCTTGGAAATCCACCCGCGCTTTGCCACCGCGCGCGAGGCGTATCTCGCCGTCGCGCGCGACCCCACGCTTGCGATCGTGTCGCAGGCCTACGCGATGGGCGAGGACGGCCGGCCCGGCGCGCACCACGTCGGCGCCACGCTCACCATGAAGACGCGCGACGGCGAGCGCGCGTTCACCATCGTCGGCATCCAGAAGCAGACGTTCCTTGCGGGCGTCTTCGTCGCCGACGAGGTCGTGCGCGCGCACTTCGACCACCTGCTTGGCGCCTACTTCCTCAAGCTCGATGCCGGCGCGGACGCGCGAGCCTTCGCGCACGACCTCGAGGCGCGCGGGCGCGGCATCGGCCTCGACGCAAAGTCGCTCGCGGAGGAAGCCGAGCAGTTCCTCGATGCCACGCGCCGGCTCTACCAGCTGTTCCAGATGTACCTTGGCCTTGGCCTTGTGATCGGCATCGCGAGCCTTGGCATCGCGACGGCCCGAAGCGTGCTCGAACGCCGGCAGGAGATCGGAATGCTGCGCGCGATCGGCTTCCCGCGCAGGCTCGTGCTCGCAAGCTTCCTCCTCGAAGTGCTGTTCACGGCCGGGCTCGGGATCGTCTGCGGCCTTGCCGTGGGCCTCTCGGTCGCCTGGGGCGTACATTGGACGAGCCTCCGCGAGCTCGGCTACGACTTCGTCGTGCCCTGGGGCGACCTTGCGATCGTGCTCGCGGTGGCGCTTGCCGCCACGATCCTCGCGACGCTGGGGCCCTCGCTTCGCGCAAGCCGCCTTCCGCCGGCCGAGGCCATCCGTTACGTCGAGTAGGTTTTACTGCGCAATTGCGCAGTAATCTCAGACGCCCTTCAGCGCCTTGCCGTAGACTTCGACGTGGAGACGCGTCGTCACGCGCCCGTGCGGGAACTCCCGCACGACAAGCGGCGCAAGCCACGCCAAGCGCTCCTGCAGGACCTCGCGCCGCGTTCCCTCGGGCATGAACAGCACGCGGTCGCGGGGGAGCCCGAAGCGCTCGACGAAGGCGATGGCCTCGCGGAAATCGGATTCGTCGGCGACCACGAACTTGTACCACGCGTCTTCGGCCGCAAACGCCTCGAACACCGCCCGGTCGTACGCGAGGCCCGAGGCGGCGCTTGCAAGCTTGGGCGACACGTTGTACTGCACGCCGAAGACGCCAAGCGGGCGGTGCGCTCCGTTCGTCTCGATCTCGACCGTCTTCTTGCTGGCAAGAAGGCCGCGGACGAGGTCGGTGAGCGTGCGCCATTGAAGAAGCGGCTCGCCCCCCGTGACGACGACGTTGCCCGCGCGGCTCTGGCGGGCAAGCGCGAGGACCTCCGCCGCGCGCAGGTTCTTCCCCTCGCCGCCGGAGAGCCACGTGTACTTCGCGTCGCACCACGAGCAGACGCCGTCGCAGTGGCGCAGACGGACGAAGAAGCTCGGGAGGCCCATCCGCACGCCCTCGCCCTGGAACGATTCGAACATCTCCGACACGGCAAGCTCGCCGGCGCGGACGGCCGCGACCGCGGCGCGGTTGTGCGAGGGACTCTGCGAGAGATCGAGCGGCAACGCCAAGCCGAGTCGTCGCTTGGGGCTTGAATCTACCGGGAACCATTACGCGGTGACGGCGGCGCACCGAAAGGATTTAACGAGCGGCCGGCATCGCCCTTCGAGGATACCATGAGCCGTCGAAGAGCCGTTCTCCTGCTCGCCGGGCTGCTTGGCGTCGTCGCGCTTGCGGGCGCGGCGCAGGGAGCCGACGTCGCGCGCACCCTGCGCGCCGTCGCGGAC contains these protein-coding regions:
- a CDS encoding FtsX-like permease family protein, whose translation is ARRSRRAAVTIVLGLAVGTSILSASFATGDSTTQGIRESAMAAFGRMDETVGVEGDLFFPAWVGDRLAEHPAVRRELRALSPLVLASAAVSNADASQWEPRALLVGYDPERSGALSPFHDASGALRGDRLRAGEVVLNRELAETIGARAGDRIELRYAAFPDPLLPEVFWKNGTLSASALGPQGYVHAPQDDHELSFPVHAGARFVTAVLLWRDGVADLDVELVSPSGRSSLNANGTTGAPDVPAILNATGEAGTWTARVHAKAAANVPFQLSVLAFYEIYDLDRIRSAESAYRNESRRVGGPDLDDILRPQLRSKNVTVAFVASQEGRGAFLNAPNIFLRLDELQGMLEKEGRINLLAASNAADVEEGLARTDRGVAALRHAVDDLRRTHADEPVVASLKVEGIKKFWVDQALESGSLFSNFLTMMGSFSILAGLVLVANVFSMVVEERRAELGIARAIGLRRRDLVKAFVAEGMAYGAVATVLGTLLGLALAALLLAGVNAAVADRLQLVIPFHVEARSAAAALAAGVLLAAGAVLVSAWRASRLHVVSAIRRLEAPDTTGARATVLAGGALAVLGAGVSYAGFAYASFSAVLLGPSVIVLGLALLSLRLARRSTAAKLAGVGLLVYSFATIVAIRTPDTTEAMIMGPVRALVMVVAAVLFIIHVDRLPALLARLLGRVRGLRPAILPAIAYPLHRKLRTGLTAVVFALVITVVVLFSIFFAIFTPDVRNHAGSYDVRAESTLPVDDLPAALGFPSGLPGARAVDHLVVAEVWGGELLRIDGKSAKPRGPPIDRVFGYDESFGRNADLPLLEIHPRFATAREAYLAVARDPTLAIVSQAYAMGEDGRPGAHHVGATLTMKTRDGERAFTIVGIQKQTFLAGVFVADEVVRAHFDHLLGAYFLKLDAGADARAFAHDLEARGRGIGLDAKSLAEEAEQFLDATRRLYQLFQMYLGLGLVIGIASLGIATARSVLERRQEIGMLRAIGFPRRLVLASFLLEVLFTAGLGIVCGLAVGLSVAWGVHWTSLRELGYDFVVPWGDLAIVLAVALAATILATLGPSLRASRLPPAEAIRYVE
- a CDS encoding 7-carboxy-7-deazaguanine synthase QueE; the encoded protein is MALPLDLSQSPSHNRAAVAAVRAGELAVSEMFESFQGEGVRMGLPSFFVRLRHCDGVCSWCDAKYTWLSGGEGKNLRAAEVLALARQSRAGNVVVTGGEPLLQWRTLTDLVRGLLASKKTVEIETNGAHRPLGVFGVQYNVSPKLASAASGLAYDRAVFEAFAAEDAWYKFVVADESDFREAIAFVERFGLPRDRVLFMPEGTRREVLQERLAWLAPLVVREFPHGRVTTRLHVEVYGKALKGV